The following are encoded in a window of Castanea sativa cultivar Marrone di Chiusa Pesio chromosome 5, ASM4071231v1 genomic DNA:
- the LOC142635631 gene encoding acyl-CoA--sterol O-acyltransferase 1-like — protein MVHLLKLLFTTKSANVKNKQERLIIEEKKTIEGCEMNNFIKVWLSVFISLCYCYSVGKFVPKGIPRLFGVFPIVCLFLLLPLNFSSVHLGGTFAFFIAWLANFKLLLFAFGKGPLSSDPSISLGHFVAIACLPIKIKQNPPLDSYPNKENPPEKTHPNRPYKKNPVLKRPRKGHKWPLNITIRSILIAMLIQLYDYSDKFHPWAKLCLYCFHIYLWLDITLALVAALAQAMLGLELEPQFNAPYLSTSLQDFWGKRWNIMVTSILRQAVYEPFLHIATYVIGHKWAPLPAILGTFVVSALMHELMFYYVSHVKPTWEITWFFLIHGVCLVVEIYLKKVVLYQKVQLPKLISRPLALGFLVITSFWMFFPPLLRFKVDVRLLEEYRIFKDIFHALKF, from the exons ATGGTTCACCTTCTCAAACTG CTCTTTACCACCAAGAGTGCAAATGTCAAGAACAAGCAAGAAAGATTaattatagaagaaaaaaaaactattgaagGGTGTGAGATGAATAATTTTATCAAGGTATGGCTTTCAGTCTTCATATCTCTATGCTACTGCTATTCCGTAGGCAAATTTGTCCCCAAAGGTATTCCAAGACTCTTTGGTGTGTTCCCAATTGTGTGCCTATTTCTTCTCCTTCCTCTTAACTTCTCTTCCGTTCATCTAGGAGGCACCTTTGCTTTCTTCATTGCATGGCTAGCCAACTTCAAGCTTTTGCTCTTTGCTTTTGGTAAAGGGCCTTTGTCCTCCGACCCATCAATCTCTCTTGGGCACTTCGTGGCCATTGCTTGTTTAcccatcaaaatcaaacaaaacccaccTCTAGACTCGT ACCCAAATAAAGAAAACCCACCTGAAAAAACACATCCAAATAGACCATATAAGAAAAACCCAGTTCTCAAAAGGCCTAGAAAGGGCCACAAGTGGCCTCTAAATATCACAATAAGGAGCATACTTATAGCCATGTTGATCCAACTATATGACTATAGCGACAAATTTCATCCATGGGCCAAATTATGTCTATATTGTTTCCACATATACTTATGGCTTGACATCACACTAGCCTTGGTGGCAGCCCTAGCTCAAGCCATGTTGGGACTTGAGCTCGAGCCACAGTTCAATGCACCATACCTCTCTACCTCATTGCAAGACTTTTGGGGCAAGAGATGGAACATCATGGTAACAAGTATTTTACGACAAGCCGTATATGAACCTTTTCTCCACATTGCCACATATGTCATTGGTCATAAGTGGGCCCCACTCCCAGCCATATTGGGTACCTTTGTTGTGTCGGCTCTCATGCACGAGCTCATGTTCTACTACGTGTCGCACGTGAAACCCACGTGGGAGATCACGTGGTTCTTCCTCATCCACGGGGTGTGTTTAGTGGTTGAGATTTATTTGAAGAAAGTGGTTCTTTACCAGAAGGTCCAGTTACCGAAGTTGATATCTAGGCCATTGGCCCTTGGATTCTTGGTGATCACCAGCTTTTGGATGTTCTTTCCACCTTTACTCCGGTTTAAGGTTGATGTTAGGTTGTTGGAGGAGTACAGAATTTTTAAGGACATTTTTCatgctttaaaattttaa
- the LOC142633599 gene encoding uncharacterized protein LOC142633599 isoform X2, with protein MKIEQVHGVIGQLRPVLCREQSSACSNSKTFRTGASSHFNIHPLTLSQSQLNCNGMSSKRKTGDLVSEEGFGSEAKRQRVVEEESSPSPPPLPIANPLSGLANYDDDDDEEEEEEEERQGAEKNSGGKGVENGNGIEEQEVEEDQIEQGYGQGRRNREVERRRDCPYLDTVNRQVLDFDFEKFCSVSLSNLNVYACLVCGKYYQGRGKKSHAYTHSLEAGHHVYINLRTEQVYCLPDGYEIDDPSLDDIRHVLNPRFAREQVEQLDKNKQWSRALDGSDYLPGMVGLNNIKETDFVNVTIQSLMRVTPLRNFFLIPENYKHSKSPLVHRFGELTRKIWHTRNFKGQVSPHEFLQAIMKASKKRFRIGAQSDPVEFMSWLLNTLHADLKTKKNRSIIYDCFQGELEVVKEIHNKAFLEKKENSDDQHAASKLTDGGIEHDAVVTETSKMPFLMLGLDLPPPPLFKDVMEKNIIPQVPLFNILKKFDGETITEVVRPRIARMRYRVTRLPQYLILHMRRFTKNNFFVEKNPTLVNFPVKNLELKDYIPLPTPMENQKLRSKYDLIANIVHDGKPDEGYYRVFVQRKSEELWYEMQDLHVSETLPQMVALSETYMQIYEQHQ; from the exons ATGAAGATAGAACAAGTTCATGGCGTAATCGGACAACTCCGACCCGTGTTGTGTAGAGAGCAATCTAGCGCCTGCTCAAACTCGAAAACCTTTCGTACCGGAGCTTCTTCTCATTTCAATATCCACCCTCTTACTCTCTCTCAGTCTCAG TTAAACTGTAACGGAATGAGTTCAAAGAGGAAAACTGGTGATTTGGTGTCGGAGGAAGGGTTTGGTTCGGAAGCAAAGAGGCAGAGAGTGGTGGAGGAAGAGTCATCTCCATCGCCGCCGCCTCTTCCAATTGCGAATCCTCTTTCGGGATTAGCAAAttatgacgatgatgatgatgaggaggaggaggaggaagaggagagGCAGGGGGCTGAGAAAAATAGCGGTGGGAAGGGAGTGGAGAATGGCAATGGAATAGAAGAGCAGGAGGTGGAGGAGGATCAAATTGAGCAAGGATATGGTCAAGGAAGGCGTAACCGTGAGGTTGAGCGCCGGAGGGACTGTCCTTATCTTGATACAGTTAATCGTCAG gttttggattttgattttgagaaGTTTTGTTCTGTCTCTCTGTCGAATTTGAATGTGTATGCCTGTTTGGTATGTGGGAAGTATTATCAAGGAAGAGGGAAAAAGTCTCATGCATATACTCACAGCCTGGAAGCAGGCCACCATGTTTATATCAATCTTCGGACTGAGCAGGTTTATTGCCTTCCTGACGGATATGAAATTGATGACCCCTCATTAGATGACATTCGACATGTTCTGAATCCCAG GTTTGCTAGGGAACAAGTGGAACAACTTGACAAGAACAAGCAGTGGTCTAGGGCACTCGATGGTTCTGATTACCTTCCAGGAATG GTGGGGCTTAACAACATTAAAGAGACAGATTTTGTGAATGTCACAATACAATCTTTGATGAGAGTTACTCCTTTAAGGAATTTTTTCCTTATCCCTGAAAATTATAAACACAGCAAATCTCCACTTGTTCATCGATTTGGAGAACTCACAAGAAAGATCTGGCATACAAGGAACTTTAAAGGACAG GTAAGCCCACATGAGTTTCTACAGGCAATTATGAAAGCCAGTAAAAAAAGGTTTCGGATTGGAGCGCAGTCTGATCCAGTTGAATTCATGTCATGGCTTCTTAACACACTGCATGCTGAtcttaaaacaaagaaaaatagaagCATTATCTACGATTGCTTTCAG GGAGAATTGGAGGTTGTGAAAGAGATTCATAACAAAGCTTTCTTGGAGAAGAAGGAAAACAGTGATGACCAGCATGCTGCTTCAAAACTCACAGATGGTGGAATTGAACATGATGCTGTTGTGACAGAAACTTCCAAAATGCCATTCTTAATGCTTGGACTGGATTTGCCACCACCTCCTCTCTTCAAAGACGTGATGGAGAAAAATATAATACCCCAG GTTCCACTCTTCAACATCCTGAAGAAGTTTGATGGTGAAACTATCACTGAGGTTGTCCGACCTCGTATAGCGAGGATGAGATACCGTGTTACCAGATTGCCACAGTATCTAATTCTCCACATGCGTCGATTTACAAAGAACAacttttttgtggaaaaaaatcCTACATTAG TGAACTTTCCCGTGAAGAACCTGGAGTTGAAGGATTACATTCCCTTGCCAACACCTATGGAGAATCAGAAATTGCGTTCAAAGTACGATTTGATTGCCAACATTGTTCATGATGGTAAACCTGATGAAGGGTACTACAGGGTATTTGTACAGAGGAAGTCAGAAGAATTATG GTATGAGATGCAGGATTTGCATGTTTCAGAAACACTTCCTCAAATGGTTGCACTCTCGGAGACTTATATGCAGATTTATGAACAGCATCAGTAA
- the LOC142633599 gene encoding uncharacterized protein LOC142633599 isoform X1 codes for MKIEQVHGVIGQLRPVLCREQSSACSNSKTFRTGASSHFNIHPLTLSQSQVQLNCNGMSSKRKTGDLVSEEGFGSEAKRQRVVEEESSPSPPPLPIANPLSGLANYDDDDDEEEEEEEERQGAEKNSGGKGVENGNGIEEQEVEEDQIEQGYGQGRRNREVERRRDCPYLDTVNRQVLDFDFEKFCSVSLSNLNVYACLVCGKYYQGRGKKSHAYTHSLEAGHHVYINLRTEQVYCLPDGYEIDDPSLDDIRHVLNPRFAREQVEQLDKNKQWSRALDGSDYLPGMVGLNNIKETDFVNVTIQSLMRVTPLRNFFLIPENYKHSKSPLVHRFGELTRKIWHTRNFKGQVSPHEFLQAIMKASKKRFRIGAQSDPVEFMSWLLNTLHADLKTKKNRSIIYDCFQGELEVVKEIHNKAFLEKKENSDDQHAASKLTDGGIEHDAVVTETSKMPFLMLGLDLPPPPLFKDVMEKNIIPQVPLFNILKKFDGETITEVVRPRIARMRYRVTRLPQYLILHMRRFTKNNFFVEKNPTLVNFPVKNLELKDYIPLPTPMENQKLRSKYDLIANIVHDGKPDEGYYRVFVQRKSEELWYEMQDLHVSETLPQMVALSETYMQIYEQHQ; via the exons ATGAAGATAGAACAAGTTCATGGCGTAATCGGACAACTCCGACCCGTGTTGTGTAGAGAGCAATCTAGCGCCTGCTCAAACTCGAAAACCTTTCGTACCGGAGCTTCTTCTCATTTCAATATCCACCCTCTTACTCTCTCTCAGTCTCAGGTTCAG TTAAACTGTAACGGAATGAGTTCAAAGAGGAAAACTGGTGATTTGGTGTCGGAGGAAGGGTTTGGTTCGGAAGCAAAGAGGCAGAGAGTGGTGGAGGAAGAGTCATCTCCATCGCCGCCGCCTCTTCCAATTGCGAATCCTCTTTCGGGATTAGCAAAttatgacgatgatgatgatgaggaggaggaggaggaagaggagagGCAGGGGGCTGAGAAAAATAGCGGTGGGAAGGGAGTGGAGAATGGCAATGGAATAGAAGAGCAGGAGGTGGAGGAGGATCAAATTGAGCAAGGATATGGTCAAGGAAGGCGTAACCGTGAGGTTGAGCGCCGGAGGGACTGTCCTTATCTTGATACAGTTAATCGTCAG gttttggattttgattttgagaaGTTTTGTTCTGTCTCTCTGTCGAATTTGAATGTGTATGCCTGTTTGGTATGTGGGAAGTATTATCAAGGAAGAGGGAAAAAGTCTCATGCATATACTCACAGCCTGGAAGCAGGCCACCATGTTTATATCAATCTTCGGACTGAGCAGGTTTATTGCCTTCCTGACGGATATGAAATTGATGACCCCTCATTAGATGACATTCGACATGTTCTGAATCCCAG GTTTGCTAGGGAACAAGTGGAACAACTTGACAAGAACAAGCAGTGGTCTAGGGCACTCGATGGTTCTGATTACCTTCCAGGAATG GTGGGGCTTAACAACATTAAAGAGACAGATTTTGTGAATGTCACAATACAATCTTTGATGAGAGTTACTCCTTTAAGGAATTTTTTCCTTATCCCTGAAAATTATAAACACAGCAAATCTCCACTTGTTCATCGATTTGGAGAACTCACAAGAAAGATCTGGCATACAAGGAACTTTAAAGGACAG GTAAGCCCACATGAGTTTCTACAGGCAATTATGAAAGCCAGTAAAAAAAGGTTTCGGATTGGAGCGCAGTCTGATCCAGTTGAATTCATGTCATGGCTTCTTAACACACTGCATGCTGAtcttaaaacaaagaaaaatagaagCATTATCTACGATTGCTTTCAG GGAGAATTGGAGGTTGTGAAAGAGATTCATAACAAAGCTTTCTTGGAGAAGAAGGAAAACAGTGATGACCAGCATGCTGCTTCAAAACTCACAGATGGTGGAATTGAACATGATGCTGTTGTGACAGAAACTTCCAAAATGCCATTCTTAATGCTTGGACTGGATTTGCCACCACCTCCTCTCTTCAAAGACGTGATGGAGAAAAATATAATACCCCAG GTTCCACTCTTCAACATCCTGAAGAAGTTTGATGGTGAAACTATCACTGAGGTTGTCCGACCTCGTATAGCGAGGATGAGATACCGTGTTACCAGATTGCCACAGTATCTAATTCTCCACATGCGTCGATTTACAAAGAACAacttttttgtggaaaaaaatcCTACATTAG TGAACTTTCCCGTGAAGAACCTGGAGTTGAAGGATTACATTCCCTTGCCAACACCTATGGAGAATCAGAAATTGCGTTCAAAGTACGATTTGATTGCCAACATTGTTCATGATGGTAAACCTGATGAAGGGTACTACAGGGTATTTGTACAGAGGAAGTCAGAAGAATTATG GTATGAGATGCAGGATTTGCATGTTTCAGAAACACTTCCTCAAATGGTTGCACTCTCGGAGACTTATATGCAGATTTATGAACAGCATCAGTAA